One Melospiza melodia melodia isolate bMelMel2 chromosome 1, bMelMel2.pri, whole genome shotgun sequence genomic window carries:
- the TTPA gene encoding alpha-tocopherol transfer protein: MSQAPPGAGHLNDLPDHSPRVRGAVSELRRRAEAEPGQRWPQPLSDAFLVRFLRARDFHMDLAWRLLKNYQKWRIECPEISADLQPSSILGLLQAGYHGVLRSRDPHGSKVLIYRIGQWDPSLFTAYDVFRVSLITSELIVKEIETQRNGVKAIFDLQGWRFAHAFQISPAVAKKIAAVLTDSFPLKVRGIHLINEPLFFHPVFALIKPFLTEKIKQRVYMHGNNYLQSLTEHFPISILPQEYGGEEVSIEELAKEWTDFIMASSDYLQSISLVA; the protein is encoded by the exons ATGTCGCAGGCTCCGCCGGGCGCGGGGCACCTCAATGACCTGCCCGACCACTCTCCGCGGGTGCGCGGCGCCGTGTCCGAGCTGCGGCGGCGGGCCGAGGCAGAGCCCGGCCAGCGCTGGCCGCAGCCCCTCTCCGATGCCTTCCTGGTGCGGTTCCTGCGCGCCCGAGACTTCCACATGGACCTGGCCTGGAGG ttattgAAGAATTATCAGAAGTGGAGAATTGAATGCCCAGAAATAAGTGCAGATTTACAACCATCTTCTATTCTTGGTCTTTTGCAAGCTGGCTATCACGGAGTCCTAAGGTCAAGAGACCCACATGGAAGCAAAGTTCTAATATACAGAATTG GACAATGGGATCCCAGTTTGTTTACAGCATATGATGTGTTTCGTGTAAGTCTCATCACATCGGAGCTCATTGTAAAGGAGATCGAGACTCAGCGAAATGGAGTCAAGGCCATCTTTGACCTTCAGGGGTGGAGATTTGCTCATGCttttcaaatcagcccagcagTGGCCAAGAAAATTGCTGCTGTTCTCACA GATTCCTTTCCACTGAAAGTTCGAGGTATCCACTTGATTAATGAGCCTTTATTCTTCCACCCAGTCTTCGCTCTAATTAAGCCTTTTCTCACTGAAAAAATAAAGCAACGG GTGTACATGCATGGAAATAACTACTTGCAAAGTCTGACCGAACACTTCCCCATCAGCATTCTCCCACAGGAATATGGGGGGGAGGAAGTCTCCATTGAAGAGCTGGCCAAGGAATGGACTGACTTCATAATGGCATCTTCAGATTATCTTCAGAGCATTTCTCTGGTTGCCTAG